One Aspergillus oryzae RIB40 DNA, chromosome 2 genomic window carries:
- a CDS encoding endonuclease/exonuclease/phosphatase family protein (predicted protein), with amino-acid sequence MEALVAQAIKDTATFRKTSVPWTLDEPYTQTYYGFDPATSTWVSKSPSALGSSSKNDNDSLATTAIALYTWNIDFMVPFAAARMRPALAHLYQLTRLLPLHVAPVIFLQECTPSDLETIAATPWVQANFHLTDIDTTNWATTQYGTTVLVGKHLPITSVFRVHYSHTRMDRDALFVDVSTELEEKRIRLCNTHLESMALDPPYRPPQMQLVAQYMHHDGVHAALVAGDFNAIQPFDRTLHVDNNLKDAFLELGGAEDTEEGYTWGQQATTKQRAQFGCSRMDKVYFRGSVKLLKFEKFGEGILAEGDEERRQIVELGFEKPWVTDHLGVMAVVEVLPSTKGQL; translated from the coding sequence ATGGAAGCGCTTGTGGCCCAGGCCATCAAGGACACCGCGACCTTTCGGAAGACGTCGGTGCCATGGACCTTGGACGAGCCTTATACCCAGACTTACTATGGTTTTGACCCCGCAACATCTACCTGGGTCTCCAAGTCGCCATCCGCCCTCGGAAGCTCGAGTAAGAATGATAATGATAGTCTAGCCACCACAGCTATTGCACTCTATACATGGAATATCGACTTCATGGTTCCCTTCGCTGCAGCCCGCATGCGACCAGCGCTTGCACATCTGTACCAACTCACGCGCCTTCTCCCTCTACATGTCGCCCCTGTTATCTTTCTCCAAGAATGCACCCCTTCTGACTTGGAAACAATTGCTGCGACTCCGTGGGTGCAAGCCAATTTCCATCTTACAGATATTGACACCACCAATTGGGCCACCACGCAGTATGGCACGACCGTCCTTGTCGGCAAGCATCTGCCTATTACGTCGGTTTTTCGGGTTCACTACTCCCACACGCGCATGGATCGCGATGCCCTTTTTGTGGACGTTTCTACTGAGCTTGAGGAGAAGCGAATCCGCCTCTGCAACACGCACCTAGAGTCCATGGCGCTTGACCCTCCATACCGCCCACCACAGATGCAGCTAGTCGCTCAGTATATGCATCACGATGGGGTACACGCAGCTCTCGTCGCCGGTGACTTCAACGCAATCCAGCCGTTTGACCGCACGTTGCATGTGGACAATAATCTCAAGGACGCATTCCTGGAACTAGGCGGAGCGGAGGACACCGAGGAAGGATATACATGGGGCCAACAAGCAACAACGAAGCAGCGCGCGCAGTTTGGGTGTTCCAGAATGGACAAGGTCTATTTTCGAGGGTCTGTCAAGTTACTGAAGTTTGAGAAATTCGGAGAAGGGATCCTGGCTGAGGGGGACGAAGAAAGGAGGCAGATCGTGGAGCTGGGATTCGAGAAGCCCTGGGTTACGGATCACCTGGGGGTtatggcggtggtggaggttcTGCCTAGCACGAAGGGGCAGCTTTGA
- a CDS encoding uncharacterized protein (predicted protein) — protein MSSSGFSPEYLAEDSSGASFAQITALPALATLFVVLRIGVHLWRKVGFQLDGWLTLVSIVRDHLYNLVLDYADCSHLNVRVGRHVAVLNRDEITIMQMYFFISYHLYATVLATTKWSILAMYYRMFPTRFMRWSTLAIGLVVTAWWLACIFVSVFGCHPIRRNWDPFVEGWCIDNVKGFIGKAVPNFTTDFVMLALPIMEVRKLHMKTTQKIALGTVFLTGGLGCAASIVRFAQIRELSKDNADPSCERPTVPTPD, from the exons ATGTCTTCATCTGGCTTTTCTCCCGAGTATCTCGCTGAGGACTCTAGCGGAGCATCATTTGCACAGATTACTGCACTCCCAGCCTTAGCAACCTTGTTTGTGGTGTTACGAATTGGTGTTCACCTTTGGCGCAAAGTTGGCTTCCAGCTTGATGGCTGGTTGACCCTAGTGTCGATTGTAAGGGACCATCTTTATAACCTGGTGCTAGATTATGCTGATTGCTCTCACCT GAACGTCCGTGTCGGCAGGCATGTGGCAGTCCTCAATAGGGATGAGATTACTATCATGCAGATGTACTTCTTCATATCCTATCACCTCTATGCAACGGTATTAGCTACGACCAAGTGGAGCATCCTGGCCATGTACTATCGCATGTTCCCCACCCGCTTCATGAGATGGAGTACCCTGGCAATAGGACTTGTAGTAACAGCGTGGTGGCTCGCATGTATCTTTGTATCGGTCTTTGGATGCCATCCCATCCGCCGAAACTGGGACCCATTCGTCGAGGGTTGGTGCATCGACAATGTCAAGGGTTTCATCGGAAAGGCAGTGCCCAACTTCACTACTGATTTTGTGATGCTCGCACTACCCATTATGGAGGTGCGAAAATTGCATATGAAGACCACGCAGAAAATTGCTCTTGGGACTGTGTTCTTGACGGGGGGGCTAGGGTGTGCCGCGAGCATTGTGCGATTCGCGCAAATCAGGGAGCTATCTAAGGATAACGCGGATCCGTCGTGTGAGCGACCCACTGTCCCTACCCCCGACTAG